The Acidimicrobiia bacterium genome contains a region encoding:
- a CDS encoding aminoglycoside phosphotransferase family protein, producing the protein MDKRDINPAVAARMVAEQFPQWASLPVVPVPLDGWDNTTFRLGDRLCLRLPSAAAYVAQVEKEHRWLPVLARRLPLAIPEPVALGEPGGGFPRPWSIYRWIEGNPASVDGIADLSVFADDLAGFLHALHAIDASGGPPPGPHNFFRGGPVDTYDTQTRGSIERLADEIDPDAATNAWDAALASRWDREPMWVHGDVAASNLLVADGNLRAVIDFGCAAVGDPACDLVMAWTFFAGDSRDVFRSALPFDAATWARGRGWALWKALITLAHERAGGPDAEAAARRFGWRSGAREVIDAVLADHGRSA; encoded by the coding sequence GTGGACAAACGGGACATCAACCCCGCCGTCGCAGCTCGGATGGTGGCCGAACAGTTTCCGCAGTGGGCGAGTCTTCCCGTCGTGCCCGTCCCGCTCGACGGCTGGGACAACACGACCTTCCGGCTTGGCGACCGGCTGTGCCTTCGCCTTCCGAGCGCGGCCGCCTACGTCGCCCAGGTCGAGAAGGAGCATCGTTGGCTGCCCGTCCTGGCCCGCCGGCTGCCCTTGGCGATCCCCGAGCCGGTGGCGCTGGGAGAGCCCGGCGGCGGGTTCCCGAGGCCGTGGTCGATCTACCGATGGATCGAAGGCAACCCCGCGAGCGTCGACGGGATCGCGGATCTCAGCGTGTTCGCCGATGACCTCGCGGGGTTCCTCCACGCGCTCCACGCGATCGACGCGAGCGGCGGACCTCCACCGGGCCCGCACAACTTCTTCCGCGGCGGCCCGGTCGACACCTATGACACGCAGACGCGAGGGTCGATCGAGCGGCTCGCCGACGAGATCGACCCCGACGCCGCGACGAACGCCTGGGACGCAGCCCTCGCCAGCCGATGGGATCGGGAACCGATGTGGGTGCACGGAGACGTCGCCGCCTCGAACCTGCTCGTCGCCGATGGGAATCTGCGGGCCGTCATCGACTTTGGGTGCGCCGCCGTTGGCGACCCTGCCTGCGATCTGGTGATGGCCTGGACCTTCTTCGCCGGCGACAGCCGAGATGTCTTTCGGAGTGCGCTTCCGTTCGATGCCGCGACGTGGGCCCGTGGCCGAGGATGGGCGCTCTGGAAGGCTCTCATCACGCTCGCTCACGAGCGGGCAGGAGGCCCCGACGCGGAGGCCGCGGCACGCCGGTTTGGATGGCGGAGCGGCGCTCGCGAGGTCATCGACGCGGTTCTGGCCGATCACGGCCGCTCGGCATGA
- a CDS encoding acyclic terpene utilization AtuA family protein: MEEIRFVAAHGALGAGIDAASLDEALQLEPSFIACDAGTTDAGPYYLGSGQSAFPAEAVRSDLAIMIDAAQRLRIPAIVGSVGTAGTDGHVDAAVAIVADIAAERGQPLRIAAIYTEQQPEYLTRMLDEGRIAPLDPAPPITADTFTGSEHVVAMIGVEPLQAALAERPDVVVAGRCSDAALFAAMPIAEGFPPGLAWHTGKIVECGPMAMVRPRPGVLLASVGHDSATIRAIGPRARLTPLSVAAHSLYENADPFLFPESSGTFDLTDSTYEAVDDQVVRIAGTRFRPAPHLSLKLEGAQLVGYASLIVGGIRDPFILRRLDPWLDGVRDHIQHLVDAFLGDRISRAQYELVIHQYGRNAVMGRLEPAPHLVPHEVGIVLEVLAPTQELASVIAQISRQPLLHHPIPEWTGGVTTFACLHNPAHIDRGPVYQFNLHHTLIPERIGDAYRLETTEVGGSNRRVSYADAR, encoded by the coding sequence GTGGAGGAGATCCGATTCGTCGCCGCGCACGGAGCGCTCGGTGCCGGCATCGACGCGGCGTCCCTCGACGAGGCGCTGCAGCTCGAGCCGAGCTTCATCGCGTGCGATGCCGGCACGACCGACGCCGGCCCCTACTACCTCGGATCCGGTCAGTCGGCGTTCCCAGCCGAAGCGGTCCGCAGCGATCTGGCGATCATGATCGACGCCGCCCAGCGTCTCCGCATCCCCGCCATTGTCGGCTCCGTCGGCACCGCCGGGACCGACGGTCACGTCGACGCCGCCGTGGCCATCGTGGCCGACATCGCCGCCGAACGGGGTCAACCGCTGCGGATCGCCGCGATCTACACCGAGCAGCAGCCCGAGTACCTCACCCGAATGCTCGACGAAGGCCGCATCGCGCCCCTCGATCCCGCGCCGCCGATCACGGCCGACACCTTCACCGGCAGCGAGCACGTCGTCGCGATGATCGGCGTCGAGCCGCTCCAAGCCGCCCTCGCCGAGCGGCCGGACGTCGTGGTCGCCGGGCGGTGCAGCGACGCCGCCCTCTTCGCCGCCATGCCGATCGCCGAGGGCTTCCCCCCGGGGCTCGCCTGGCACACGGGCAAGATCGTCGAATGCGGCCCCATGGCGATGGTGCGACCCAGGCCCGGCGTGCTCCTCGCCAGCGTCGGCCACGACAGCGCCACCATCCGGGCGATCGGTCCCAGGGCCCGCCTGACCCCGCTCAGCGTGGCCGCCCACAGCCTGTACGAGAACGCCGACCCGTTCCTGTTCCCGGAGAGCTCGGGCACCTTCGACCTCACCGACTCGACCTATGAGGCGGTGGACGACCAGGTGGTGCGAATCGCCGGCACCCGGTTCCGCCCCGCCCCCCACCTGTCGCTCAAGCTCGAAGGCGCCCAGCTCGTCGGCTACGCCAGCCTCATCGTCGGCGGCATCCGCGACCCGTTCATCCTCCGTCGACTCGACCCGTGGCTCGACGGCGTCCGCGACCACATCCAGCACCTCGTCGACGCCTTCCTCGGCGATCGGATCTCACGCGCGCAGTACGAGCTGGTGATCCACCAGTACGGGCGGAACGCCGTCATGGGACGCCTCGAACCGGCACCGCACCTCGTCCCCCACGAGGTCGGCATCGTGCTCGAGGTCCTCGCCCCGACCCAGGAGCTCGCCAGCGTCATCGCACAGATCAGCCGGCAGCCGCTCCTGCATCACCCCATCCCCGAGTGGACCGGTGGGGTCACGACCTTCGCCTGCCTGCACAACCCGGCCCACATCGATCGCGGCCCCGTCTACCAGTTCAACCTCCACCACACCCTCATTCCCGAGAGGATCGGCGACGCCTATCGCCTCGAGACGACCGAAGTCGGCGGAAGCAATCGGAGGGTGAGCTATGCCGACGCTCGCTGA
- a CDS encoding DUF4387 domain-containing protein, producing MPTLADLASLIRSKNAGPFELTFDVMFDDDASYEAVARAGILSTTFFSSTYRCAPRHVRIFHYPTARAIKVTIPRPSIQGTFGDPDLHGCQQHAPLLDLQLEEPDPLQ from the coding sequence ATGCCGACGCTCGCTGATCTCGCCTCCCTCATCCGCAGCAAGAACGCCGGACCCTTCGAGCTCACCTTCGACGTCATGTTCGACGACGACGCGTCGTACGAAGCGGTCGCGCGTGCCGGGATCCTGAGCACCACCTTCTTCTCGAGCACCTACCGCTGCGCGCCACGACACGTCCGCATCTTCCACTATCCGACCGCCCGCGCCATCAAGGTGACGATCCCCCGCCCGAGCATCCAGGGCACCTTTGGCGATCCGGACCTCCACGGGTGCCAACAACACGCTCCGCTCCTCGATCTCCAGCTCGAGGAACCAGACCCGCTCCAGTAA